In uncultured Fretibacterium sp., the genomic window ATGGAACTGAATGTACTGTCCGCCGGAGAGCCATATCTTCGAGTCCACTGCCAGTGCTTTCTCGGAGGGGACGTACTCCGCGGCGTCGAAGGAGGAGCTGTCGGAGAGGAAACGCCAGCTCCTGGATGCCTGACGGCCCGGTCCCTCGGAAACGGTGCGGGCCGCCCACGAGAGCAGGGCCGATCCCTGCCCCAGAGGTTCTCGCTTCGCATCGTTGGTGAGGGAAAAAGGGGACCCGGAATAGGGGAGCTTCACAAAACCGCCGGGGCCGAAGTCCTTGAGGAAAACGGCGTCCGACGATATGACGAAGAAGCGGTCGCCCCAGGAGCCGGGGAGGGGGCGTTTGACGGAGTTCCCATAGTCCCGGAAGATACTGCGGCCCGCTATGGCGTCGGACGAAGCCGCGAGCCCGACGTAGTCGAGGATCGACAGCGGCAGGTCTGCGAGCCCGAACAGCTCGGGATTGATTTTGGGGTCCTGCGTCTTTTCGTCCTTTCCCCCCGCCTCCGGCATCAGGGCGAAGCAGAGCCCCCAGTTGCCCGCCAGCAGGATGTTGGCATCCATCCCGTGAGATTCGTCCGCGGTAACGATGACCAGGGTGTTCTCGAGCACCCCCTTCTCCTTCAGCCTGGACAGAAAGAGGTCGAGGGCGTCGTCGAGAAATGCGGAGCTCCGCAGCTTCGGATGAAGCCCCTCGCCCCCGGCGTAATCGTCGGGCAGGGTGTAGGGATGGTGCGTCCCCACGGTGAGGAGGGTCAAAAACCAGGGGGATGCCTCACCTTGGGTGCCGCACTCCCTGCGTTTTTCGTTCAACGCCTCGATCTTTTTCAGGCTTTGGAGGAAGAAATCCCGATCGTTGATGCCCCAATAAGTAAAGAAGGTGGGCGGAGTGTGGTCGAACCATTCCTCGCCCTCGATCTCCTCGAAGCCGATCAGTTTCATGAAACGGTCCTTATCCATGAAACGCAGTCCTGCGGCCTGAAGGTAGGTCGTGCTGTAGCCGTTCCGGGCCAGCATGTTCGGCAGGGTGTCCCGGGACGCGGCCGAGGGGTCCGAGAGCAGTTCCTGGGTGATCAGAGTTCCGTCGGTCAATCGCGGGTAATCGGCGCAGAGCATCGAATAAAGTCCGTTGATGGTCTGATTCCGATGCGCCAGAAAGTTGGGGACCCGGAGTCCCTGCTCGGCCCAGCGGCTCGTCTTCGTCATGGCGAAATCCGCGGACCCATTGACGAACTCCACGTTCTGAGGCAGGTAACCGCCCGGTATGCCCTCCAGGATGACGAGGAGGACGTTAGGCCTTTCGGTGGGCCCGGCCGTCATCGGGACGCCGGACAAGTCGTGCGTCAGCCGTGGGACGAGGTCGGAAAGCTCCTTATCCCTCGAATAGAAGGCGGCGATTTGCTGGACCAGGGGATTGCCGAGCTCCCCGCCCCCGAACCAGAGGAGCTGGCCGGCGAAGGGCAGAAGGAGCAGTACGAAAGCGTACGGGTGTACCGGGACGAGTTTGAGGTTCATGTGCGCGAGCAACAGGCAGAGGGCGAGCAGAAAGATCATCGCCAGGATCGCCGGGGTGTCCAGGGACGCCAGGAGGAAATGGGGGTCCAGGAGATACCGTGCCTGTTCCGGAGAGGGCAGGACGCGCATGGCCGAGAAGTAGGCGGCCGTGAGGGCGTTGTAGAGCCACCACAGGAGTGTGGGCGCGATGCTGGGAGCTCGGGTGCGGGTCCGTGCCTGGACGGAGGCGGCGATCAGGACGCAAATGGCTGTGAGAAGGATGTCGGAGCCTCCGCCCAGGATGAAGCTCCAGGGGTCTCCGTGCCGTGCCTGGACCAGGATGAGACGAAAGTAGAGAGATGGGATGATGTTGATCAGAAAAAGACGCGTGCTCCACCACATCGAAAACAGGCCTCCAGATTTCCGTTTGGCCGCGCAGTCCGCAGCGGGGCTAATGATATGCCGTTTTACCGCGGAGCGTCAACTGGCAACCTACTACCCCTCTTCGGCTTGCGCCCATCCGGAACGGGCTCCATGTACGGGAGGTCTCGGGCTTGTCTACCGAATGGCGCCCAGGAGGTGGAGCCACAGGGGGAGTGTGAGCATGGAGAGGAGGACCGAGGCCGTCGTCCCCAGGGCGCAGTAGTCTCCGTCCATGCCCATCTCCTGTGCGATGATGGTCGTGTTCACGGCCTCCGGCATGGCGGCGAGGAGCGTCCCGGCCTGGACGAGGATGGGGGAAAGCCCAAAGAGGGACAGGACCGCGTAGGTCACGGCGGGGTGGACGATCAGTTTGACCAGCTGGAGCTTCCACGTCGTGAGGAACGCGCGGCCCGCCTCCCGCAGCTCGATCCTGGCCCCGAGCATGAGCAGGGCCAGTCCCGTCCCGATGTCGGCGAGCATCTTGAGCGTCATGTCCAGCCATGGGGGCAGCCGGTCCAGCTTCGCGAGGATGAGGAACACCGCCAGAAGGCAGGAGAGAAAGAGGGGGTTCCTGAGCAGCCGGTTCCCCGTCCTCCTGAGGCTCTCGGCGGAGATCGATCCGAAGAGGGCGAGCTGCCCGCTTCCTATGGACAGGAACTGCATGAACGCCAGGGAGAAAGCCAGGACCAGCGTCCCCGCCGCGATGCCGGGCTCTCCCATGGAGAGCCCCAGAATCGGCAGCCCCGCAAAGAAATGGTTGCCCCGCGTCGCCGCCAGGGAGAGCGTCGCGAACCGCTTGGTGGGCTCGCCCCGGCGGGCCAGAAGCCAGACGGCGAGGACGGTGATGACGTAGGGGCTGCAGACCGCCAGGGTGAAGAGCACCGCGTTTTGAATCCGGCTCTCGGCCCCCAGGATGCCCCGGAGCAGCAGGGCCGGCATGGCGAAGCAGTAGAGCAGGGAGTTGTTTTCCTTCATGGTCTGAGGGGTGAAGAAGCCCTTCTGCCGCAGCAGCCAGCCGAAGGCGATGAGCAGAAAGATGGGGAGAACGATCAGGACGGCTTGCATTCTGAAATCACTCCAGTGAAAATGGTTTGGGCACGAGGGGAAACGACTGCACTCCCGCACCCGGCCCTCGCAGCGGGGGCGCGCGACGGAGGGGCCGCCCACCACGAAAGGAAAAACGATTGGCCGACGGCCAATCGTTTTCTGCGGTTGTCCGGAGCGGTTATTTCACTCCGGCTCGAACATATCCTTGGTTACGGCGCAAAGCGGACATACCCAGTCGTCCGGAATGTCCTCGAACGCGGTCCCCGGCGCGATGCCCGAATCCGGATCCCCTGCTTCCGGATCGTAGACATACCCGCAGACGGTGCAGACGTATTTCTTCACCACGAGCTCTCCCCTTCCCTCGTCATTTACGGTGAGATAAGTGCATCTCCCCCTCGCTTCCATTATATCGCAACATCTATATCGCAACATCGTATGCCGCAGCGTCGCCCCTGCGGCGAGTCGGGGAGGGACCGCGCAGCGAAGGGAGTGATGGCAAAAAGGGGGAGAGGATGATAAAGGTTGATGGTAAAATTGAAAAGTTATGCGGGGCGAGTTGACCCGGCATCGCAGGATGTGCCGCTTTTCCGGGATATTGCGCCGAAACATTGTTGCGGCAGGCAAGGAGCCGTGAGCGGACGGCGAATGGAGTGAACTTGCCGGTCGCTTTACCGGCAGGGGATGCGCCGTGTCCCGACTTCACTGCGCGGCCGTACGCCTGCGCCGAGGACGATCGACACGCCTCATGGGGCTTGACGCCCCGCGGTGGGCGGTCGCCTGCTTATAGGGGGGCTTGGTTTTGGGCGTTTCGTTGTATCGTCGATATCGTCCTCAGAGGTTTTCGGAGGTATCCGGCCAGGCGGCGGCAATCGAAATCCTGACCCGGTCCCTGGCGGGCTCGAGGGTGGGGCATGCCTACCTGTTCTCGGGACCGCGGGGCTGCGGAAAGACCACCGTGGCCCGCATCCTGGCCAAGGCGCTGAACTGCCTTTCGCCGGAGGCCGGGGAGCCGTGCTGCGGCTGCCGCAGCTGCCAGGCTATCGCGGGGGGGGAGAGCCTGGATGTGGTCGAGATCGACGGCGCCTCCAACAACAGCGTCGACGAGATTCGGGAGCTCAAGACCCACGTGGCCCTGGCCCCGTTCTCCTCGAATTACAAGGTCTACATCATCGACGAGGTGCACATGCTGTCCATGGCGGCCTTCAACGCCCTTCTCAAGACGCTGGAGGAGCCGCCCTCCTACGTGGTGTTCGTCCTGGCCACCACGGAGCCCCACAAGGTCCCGGTGACGATCCGTTCGCGGTGCCAGCACATCCCGTTCCACAGCATCGGCACGCGTCGGATCTTCGACCGCCTCCGCCAGGTCGTCGAATGGGAGGGGGCGGACGCCCAGCCCGAGGCCCTGTGGGAGGTGGCGCGCCAGGCGGATGGGGCCCTCCGCGATGCGCTCTCCATGCTGGAGCAGGTCGTCAACAGGGGCGATGGGCACGTCCGTCTGGAGGACGTCGAGGCGACCCTGGGCGGGGGAAGCCGGCCGGCCCTGGAGCGATGGTTTGCGGCGCTGCGCGCTCAGGAAAGCGCCTCCTTTTCGGACATGCAGCGGATGATGGCGGAGGGGGCCTCGCCCGAGCGGATACTGGAGGAGCTCTTCTCCCTGGTGCGGAACCTCTGGCTCGTTGCACGCTGGCCGGACGTCCTCGACAGCCTGGACGTATCCGAGCAGGAACGGGGCTTCCTGGAGTCGGAGTCCCCCCACTGGCCGGAGGCCGTCCTGAGGGGACTGATGTCCCGGCTCGTGAGCCTGATCGGCCAGTCGCGGATGGGACTCCGCTCCGACGTCCTGATCGGGCTTCTGATGCTGGAGGCGGTCCGGGCGACGGCCCCCGAGGCGGAGCCCGAACGCCCTGCCGTTCCGGGGTCCCCGTCCACGACGTCCCGGAAGGGGATGGAGATGCCCGTGGCCATGCCCGAGCCGGTGTCCCCGGTTCCAGCCGAGCCCGCCGTTCCGAAGGAGCCCGCTCCGCCCGCCTCGGCGCCGTCCGCCGTCCCGGAGGAGGGGGGAGAGGGGGCGGAGGTTCTGCCCCAGGCGGATTGGACGCCCCTGCCGCAGGAGGCCTGCGAGGAGCTGCTGGTCCTCGCGCACCACAGGGACTTTGTCCTTTTCTGCGCGCTTCTGGACGGGGAGTTCCTGGGGTCGGAGGGGCGATTGCTGCTGGATCTTCCCCACCGATACGTCTACGAGGTACTCTCTCTGAGCCGGCACCGTTCCGCCCTCGCGGATCTGTTCTCCCGTTACGGCGGCGGGGTGTTCCTGCGCTGTGGGGCAGCCGTGGCCGCCTGTTCTCCGTCCGTCGGAGGGGAGGCGGGAGAGGGTGCTCCCGAGGAGGCCGAGAGCGCCGAGTCGGTTGCCCCGCCCCCCGAGGATCGGGAGATCCCTCAGGATGGGGTGAGTGCCCTGCCCTTCGACGGGCTGGTGCGGGAGGTGTCCCGATTGATGAACGGCGAGGTCGTCCTGGTGAGGCGGGGGCTCGACGAATCGGACGGCGGGGTGGTTCCCGACGAGGACAAGGACGACGAATGAGGATATGATTAAGGATCATGACTGAAGGGATGAGGGGAAGGATGATGGGGGCATGACGCGGCCTTTCGTTCATTTGCACGTGCATACCGAGTACAGTCTTCTGGACGGGGCCATCCGCACCAGGGACCTCGCACGCAGGGTCTCGGAGTGGGGGGCCCCCGCCGTCGCCATGACGGATCACGGGGCCATGTACGGGGCGGTGGAGTTCTACGAGAACTGCCGGGCCAGCGGGGTGAAGCCCATCCTGGGCTGCGAGACCTACGTCGATCCCGACGGCCACCGTTCCCGGGAGAAGAAGGGGAAGAACAACCACCTGATCCTCCTCGCCGAGAACGACGAGGGCTACCGCAACCTCATCAAGCTGGTCTCGATCGCCAATACCGACGGGTTCTACTACAAGCCGAGGATCGACCACGACCTGCTGGCGCGTCATGCCAAGGGGCTGATCGCCTCGTCGGCCTGCCTGGCCGGGGAGATTCCTCAGCTCATTCTCGCCGGCAAGGAGCCGGAGGCGGCCGAACGGGCCCTTTTGTACCGCGATATCATGGGCGAGGGCAACTTCTTCCTGGAGATCATGTCGAACACGCTCCCCGAGCAGGCCCTGGTCAACAAGGCCCTGGTGCGCATCTCCCGGGATACGGGCATTCCACTGATCGCGACGAGCGACGCGCACTACCTGGGCGCGGAGGACTTCGAATGGCATAAGATTCTGCTGCGCGTCAACACCCGGGCCGACGACACCGACGATGCCTTCGGGTTCAGCGTCAACGACTTCTACCTGAGGTCGCCGGAGGAGATGGACGCCTTTTTCGGGGCGGAGCTGCCCCAGGCGCTGGACAACACGGTGGCGATCGCTGAGCGCTGCTGCGTCAGCCTCGACCTGAAGACGGGCTCGTATCAGCTGCCCAGCCTGGACCTGGCCGACGGCGTGACCCTGGAGTCCCACCTCGAGGACGAGGCGCGCGCAGGGCTGCGCAGCCGCCTGGGCACGGACGTCCCCCCTCCGGAGTACGCGGAGCGCCTGGAGTATGAGCTGGGCGTCATCAACTCGATGGGCTTCGCGGCGTACTTCCTGATCGTTGCGGGCATCATTCGGGCGGCGAAGGACCGCTCCATCCCCATTGGACCGGGGCGCGGGTCGGCCGCGGGGTCCCTGGTCGCCTGGAGCCTCCGCATCACGGATCTGGACCCCCTGAAGTACAACCTGCTGTTCGAGCGCTTCCTGAACCCGGAGCGGATCAGCATGCCCGATATCGACACCGACGTCTCGGACAAGGGGCGAGACGAGCTGCTGAAGTACATCGTGGAGCGCTACGGCAGCGACCGGGTCTCCCAGATCATCACCTTCGGGCGCATGAAGAGCCGGCAGGCGGTCAAGGATGTCGGGCGGGCCACGGGCGTGGAGTACGCCCTGATGGACAGGGTGGCGAAGCTGATCCCCCTCGACGCCAAGAGCATCCGGGAGGCCGTCGAGCGGACCCCCGAGCTGCGCCAGGCGATGCAGGAGGATCCCCGGATCCGGGAGGTGCTGGACGTCGCCGCACACATCGAGGGGCTGGCCCGCCACGCCTCGCAGCACGCCGCGGGCGTCGTGATCACCCCTGTGCCCATGACGGACCTCGTGCCCATCCGCCGCATCAAGCCCTCGGCCTCGCCGTCGGGATCGGAGGGAGGGCTCGACATCAGCCAGACCGTCACGCAGTTCACGATGGAACCCATCGAGAAGCTGGGGCTGGTCAAGATGGACTTCCTGGGGCTCAGCACCCTCTCGATCATCGAGGAGGCCCTGGAGAACATCCGGCATAACGGTAAGCCCGTGCCGGACCTGAACCGCGTCCCCATGGACGACCCGGCGGCCTATCGCCTGCTGCAGGAGGCCGACACGATGGGGATCTTCCAGCTGGAGTCCTCGGGGATGCGGGCGATGCTCCGCAAGCTGCGCATCGACTGCTTCGAGGACCTGATCGCGGCGCTTGCGATGTACCGTCCCGGCCCGCTGGAGAGCGGGATGGTGGATCAGTACATCGACTGCAAGCACGGCAGGTCCCTCCCGCATTACCCTCACCCCCTTCTGGAGGGGGTGCTCAAGGAGACCTACGGGGTCATCCTGTATCAGGAGCAGGTGATGCAGTGCGCCTCGGTCCTGGCGGGCTACACGCTCGGGGAGGCCGACCTCCTTCGCCGCGCCATGGGCAAGAAGAAGGTGGAGGTCATGCAGGAGCAGCGGGCCAAGTTTCTGGAGGGGGCCGCCCGGAACGGGATTGAGGTGAAGACGGCCGAGGGGATATTCGACCTCATCGAGAAGTTCGCGGGCTACGGATTCAACAAGTCTCACAGCGCGGCCTACGCCGTGATCGCGTATCATACGGCCTACCTGAAGGCGAACTACAAGGCGGAGTTCATGGCTGCCTACCTCTCCAGCCAGATGAAGGCCAAGAAGGACGTGCTGGCCCACTACGTGCGCGAGGTTCGCCGCAGCGGCCTGTCGGTGCTTCCCCCGGACATCAACTCCTCGATGGAGAGCTTCACGGCGGTGGGCGACCTGATCCGGTTCGGCCTGGGCGCGGTGACGCGGGTTGGGCATGGCGCGGTCGACACGATCGTTGCGGCCCGCAAGGAGGGTAAGTTCAAGTCCCTCTGGGATTTCGTCCGGCGCGTCGACCTGCACGTCCTCAACCGGGCGACGATAGAGAACCTGGTGAAGGCGGGGGCCTTCGACGAGATCCTGCCGAACCGGAGGCGCCTCGTCCAGGTCCTGCCCGAGTTCGTGCAGGGCGCCCAGAGGCTGGAGGGCGGTGGCGGGCAGCTCTCGCTCTTCGACTCCGCGGCGGACGACCCCGCCGACGAGGCGGGCCCCGACATCCCGGAGGCCGACGACTACGTCCTTCACGAAAAGCTGGAGTTCGAGAAGGAGGTCACGGGGCTCTACATCTCGGGGCACCCCTTCGACGGCTGCGAGGAGGCCATCGGGAGGTTCACCAACTGTTCCATCTCGGACCTGCCCCACTGGCAGGGGCGGACGGCGCCCAGGGTGGGAGGGATCCTCCTCTCGGCTTCGGAGAAGACAACCAAGAAGGGGGCGGTCATGGGACAGCTGATCCTGGAGGACTCGAACAGCAGCATTGAGATGGTTGCGTTCCCCAGGGTCTGGGAGAACGTGAAGGCCCAGGTCCAGGTGGGGGCACCCTTCGTGGTGGAGGGCAGGATGGGGGACAGGGAGCCCAAGAACTTCATCGTCGAGAGGCTGACTCCGCTCTCGGAGGCCGCGGATGCGGGCATCGTCCGCATCCGCCTGAAGGTGAACCTCGTTCCACAGGCTCTGAACGTCCGCGACTTCGCTCGGGCCCTTCGGGACTGCCGGGGCGCGTCCCCCGTCCTGCTGGAGTTCCAGGACGATCGGGATGCCTGCGTCGTCTACCTGAACGATTTCAGGGTCGACCCCTCCGTGCCGGGTCGGCTGCAGAGCCGGCTCGCCGAGGTCGTGCCCCTGGAGGCCCTGGAGGTCGTCTGCTGACCGGCCGGGGCGAAAGGGCGGGCGGAGGCGCCGCGGTGTGGCGTTTGTTTTGATCATCAATCTTTTAATGCCCTTTTGTGTCTTCTAAGGTTACAATAATCCTGAGGTGAGGGGAAAATGTTTGTAAAAATTGTCTGTACGATAGGTCCATCCAGCGAGAACTATGGGACGCTCATGTCGATGGCCAGGGCGGGGATGAACGTTGCGCGCCTGAACTTCAGCCACGGCGATTACGAGGGGCACGAGAGGAAACTGAGCCTGATCCGGCGCGTGGAGCGGGATGCGGGGGCTCCCATCGCCGCCCTCCTGGACACGAAGGGCCCCGAGATCCGCACGGGGCAGATGGAGAACGGGGAGGTCATGCTGATCGGCGGGAACTCCATCGTCCTCACGGGGGCTGGGGAGACGTTTGTCGGGACCGCCGAGCGCATCCACATCAATTACCCCCTCCTGGCGCGGGAGGTCACCCCCAGGCAGAACATCTACATCGATGACGGCACCCTGCACCTGGAGGTCGAGGGGGTGGAGGGCGAGGACGTCCGCTGCCGCATCGTTGTAGGGGGCCCATTGAGGAATACGAAGGGGGTCAACATCCCCGGGGCGACCCTGTCGCTGCCGGCGCTCTCCGAGAAGGACAAGGAGGACATCGCCTGGGGCATCCAGCACGGGATGGAGTACCTTGCCGTCTCCTTCATCAAGACCCGATCCGACGTCCTCGAGGTCCGCAAGCTGATCAAGAGCTGCGGGGGGACGATGAAGATCATCGCGAAGGTCGAGACCCACCAGGCCGTCCAGAACCTGGCGGAGATCGTCGACGTCGTGGACGGCATGATGATCGCGCGCGGCGATCTGGGGGTCGAGATCCCGACGGAGGACGTTCCCCTGGTGCAGAAGCACATCATCGAGATGTGCCGCTCCCGGGGCAAGGTCGTGATCGTGGCGACGCAGATGCTGGACTCGATGATCCGCAATCCCCGCCCCACCCGCGCCGAGGCCAGCGACGTCGCCAATGCCGTCCTGGACGGTACGGACGCCGTGATGCTCTCCGGGGAGACGGCCTCGGGGGCCTATCCGGTCGAGGCGGTGGCCACGATGCGGCGCATCGTCGACCGGGCTGAGGAGGAGCTGGGGATCTGGTGCCTTCCCTGCCGTGAACGCGGTTCGGTCGTCGGCGTCCCGGACGCTGTGAGCGACGCGGCGGTGCTGATCGCCAAGCAGGTGGAGGCATCGGCCATCATCTCCCTGACCAAGAGCGGCTCCACGGCCAGGATGATCAGCAAGCATCGTCCCTCCTGTCCGATCCTCGGCGTGACCCCCTCTCAGCAGACGTGGCGGGAGCTCGCGTTGTGGTGGGGGGTCCGTCCCGTGCGGCTGAGCGAGCTTTCGGACGTGAACGTGGCCGCCCGGGAGGCGATCAATGCCTGTGTCGCCGGGGGCTGCATCCCGGAGGGCGAGCTGGCCGTCATCACGGCGGGCATCCCCCTGGGGCAGCCGGGCTCCACGAACATGGTCGAGGTCCTCACCACGGGGAAGATTTTGCTGACGGGGACGCCCTTGGTGCGCAGAAACGCCACGGGGAGGGTCTGCCTCGCCCGCACGCCCCGGGAGGCCGAGGAAAAGGCTGAGGAGGGGTGCATCCTGGTCGTCCGGCAGATCGAGGAGGAGCATCGCGCCGTCATGGAGAAGGCGGGGGCGGTACTCGTGGAGAGCGGGGCGCTCCTGGCCGAGGGCAATTCCATGGCTCTGGATTATAATCTGCCCTGCGTTATCGGGGTGGCGGACCTCTTTGCGACCCTGGAGGATGGCGATGTCGTGACCGTGGACGGGATGCGGGGGCTAATCTACGGCGGAGCCGTCAAACTTGTCGTCTAGGGAAACGCTGTTTAAAACAAAAACGCATATCTCCCCAAGGGTAAAGATGCAAAACATCATTGAGGATCATGGGATGAACGGGTGGACCGGGCCCGATACCGAGGACGAAATGAGCGTGTACGATGTGGGATAACATAAGGACCTTTTTCGATATCTTCATCGTTTCCCTGATCCTTTATCGCATCCTCGTCCTGATGGTTGGAACGAGGGCGATCCAGTTGTTGAAGGGAGTGCTGGTGCTCCTCCTCTTCTCGCTGCTGGCCTCGGTCCTCCAGCTCCGGCTTCTTACCTGGCTGTTGGGAAGGGGCCTCTGGGCTCTGAGTTTTGCCGTCCCCATCGTGTTCCAGCCGGAGCTTCGGAAGATGTTGGAGGAGATGGGGCGCGGGCACCTGTGGCGCCACAGGATCCCCCTGGACGAGGCGGAGAACCTCAGCCGGCAGGTCGCGGGCGCGCTCAACTACATGAAGGCGCACCGGATCGGAGCGCTCGTGGTGCTGCAGCAGGAGACCGGTTTGGGGGACTATTGGCGAACGGCCGTCCACCTGAGCGCCGAGATATCGCAGGAGCTCATCATCTCGATATTCTGGAAGGACAACCCGCTGCACGACGGAGCTCTCATCCTGGACAGGGAGAGGATGACCGCGGCGGGCTGTTATCTTCCTCTCGCCGACGCGCCGGAGATCTCGCGGTGGTACGGAACCCGCCATCGGGCCGCACTGGGACTCTCCGAGGTCTCCGACGCGCTGATTCTGGTCGTATCCGAGGAGCGGGGGGAGGTCTCCCTCGCCTACAAGGGACATCTCTCGAAGAACCTCAAGGACGTCCAGATGGAAAAGCTGCTGTTTCACTATTTCTCCGGGCGTGAGACCGTGCGCCGGACCTGGCGCGTCAGGCTTCATCGCCTGATGCAGTTGTTCTGGGAGTCGCCGGCCCAGCCATGAGAAACGTTGGGAAGACCGGTTTGGGGAGAATCTTTGTCCCCGTCTCGAAGCGTTTGCCCGCGTTCTGCACGTTCCGGAAGAAGGATGCCTGAGCCATGATCTCATCGAAGAACATTGACGAAATCCTCACCTCTCCGTTGTGCCTGTGGGTCATCTCCGTGGCGGCGGCCCTGCTGATGTGGGTTTACGTCACGGAGTCGGACGGCGGGGGGTACGTGACGCGGCAGTTCTCGTGTCCGATCGAGTACCGCTCGCTCGACCCTCAGGCGACGCTCCGCAACAAGGTGTCCGAGGTCAATATCGAGGTCCGGGGCCTGGAGGAGGTCATGGCCCGTCTGGACTACGACTCCATCTCCTGCGTCGTGGACCTCAGGGACCTGTCGCCGGGAAAGAAGTATACGCAGGATGTCAAGGTCAATCTCCCTCCCCGCGTGTCCCTGGTCTCCTCCACCCCCTCGCAGGTCGTGGTGGACCTGCTGCGTCAGGTCGTGCGCCTCGTGACCGTCGAGGTCGCCCTGCCTCGGGACATCCCGGACGGCCAATATCTGGAGGGGGTCGAGATCGTCCCGAAGGAGGTGGCCGTCCGCGGTGGAGAGAAGGACATCTCCAAGATCGGCGCGGTCCAGGTCCAGCCGACCGTCCAGGAACTCCAGTCGGGCAAGGAGCTGTTTTTGCCCGTCAAGCTCTCCCAGTCGGAGCCCTTCGAGAACGAGGTGAACCTGGAGCCCACGCAGGTCAGGATGAAGGGGGCGCTGGTCCGAGGGCTTCCCAAGAAGAAGGTCCCCGTCAACGTCCGGTTGACCGGCAAACCGCACTCGGACTTCGAGGTCAAGGCCGTGGTGACGGAGCCCTCGGAGGTGCAGGTCGAGGGGACCGCCGCCCGGCTGGCCCGGATCTCGGCGGTGGACACCGAGACGGTGGACATATCCTGGATCTCGGCCGATCAGCTCCTGGTCGTTCCCCTGAAGGCCCCCGACGTGAGGGGGGTCTCGGTCGTCGACCTGAAATCGGTGCGCCTGTCGGTGCAGCTGGAACCGGTCAGGGCTACCACGCAGTTCCCCAACGTCCCCGTGACCCTCAGACAGGGGGAGGATGTGGCGGGCTGGGCGATCACGCCTCCGGCCGTCGTCGTGACGGTCGAAGGTCCGCCCTCCAGGATGGCGGGTATCCATCCAGGCGACGTAGGACTTCAGGCTTATGTCGACGTATCTAGCATCTTTGTGGACTCCGCGGCTCTGCCCGTCAGGACGGAGATCGCCTCGAAGGACCTGAAGGTCGTAAAAATCGAACCTCCCACCGTGACCGTTACGGCGGTTGAGGGTTCGGTGGGACGGTGAGTTGATGAAAAACAAGAGGGTTTTGTTTGGGACGGATGGGGTCCGGGATGTTGCGAACCGCGGAGGAATGACGCCGGAGATGGCCTTGCGCCTGGGGAGGGCCTTCATCCTGTTTCTTGCGGAACGGGGCGTGCCGCGCCCACGCATCGTCCTGGGACGGGACACGCGGCGCTCCGGCATGATGCTGGAGGGGGCGCTCTCGGCGGGGATGACCTCCGCCGGGGCCGAGGTCCTCTCCGCGGGGATCATCCCAACCCCGGGGGTCAGCTATGCCGTACAGCATCTGGCGGCGGACGGGGGCGCGGTGATCAGCGCCTCGCACAACCCGGCCGAGTACAACGGCATCAAGTTTCTGGACCGTGACGGGTGCAAGCTCTCCGACGAGTCGGAGCTGGCCATCGAGGAGTATCTCGGGGACAACCTCACGGACGACTGGCGGCCGACCGGGGCCTCGATCGGCGAGATTCGT contains:
- the cdaA gene encoding diadenylate cyclase CdaA — encoded protein: MWDNIRTFFDIFIVSLILYRILVLMVGTRAIQLLKGVLVLLLFSLLASVLQLRLLTWLLGRGLWALSFAVPIVFQPELRKMLEEMGRGHLWRHRIPLDEAENLSRQVAGALNYMKAHRIGALVVLQQETGLGDYWRTAVHLSAEISQELIISIFWKDNPLHDGALILDRERMTAAGCYLPLADAPEISRWYGTRHRAALGLSEVSDALILVVSEERGEVSLAYKGHLSKNLKDVQMEKLLFHYFSGRETVRRTWRVRLHRLMQLFWESPAQP
- the dnaE gene encoding DNA polymerase III subunit alpha, which gives rise to MTRPFVHLHVHTEYSLLDGAIRTRDLARRVSEWGAPAVAMTDHGAMYGAVEFYENCRASGVKPILGCETYVDPDGHRSREKKGKNNHLILLAENDEGYRNLIKLVSIANTDGFYYKPRIDHDLLARHAKGLIASSACLAGEIPQLILAGKEPEAAERALLYRDIMGEGNFFLEIMSNTLPEQALVNKALVRISRDTGIPLIATSDAHYLGAEDFEWHKILLRVNTRADDTDDAFGFSVNDFYLRSPEEMDAFFGAELPQALDNTVAIAERCCVSLDLKTGSYQLPSLDLADGVTLESHLEDEARAGLRSRLGTDVPPPEYAERLEYELGVINSMGFAAYFLIVAGIIRAAKDRSIPIGPGRGSAAGSLVAWSLRITDLDPLKYNLLFERFLNPERISMPDIDTDVSDKGRDELLKYIVERYGSDRVSQIITFGRMKSRQAVKDVGRATGVEYALMDRVAKLIPLDAKSIREAVERTPELRQAMQEDPRIREVLDVAAHIEGLARHASQHAAGVVITPVPMTDLVPIRRIKPSASPSGSEGGLDISQTVTQFTMEPIEKLGLVKMDFLGLSTLSIIEEALENIRHNGKPVPDLNRVPMDDPAAYRLLQEADTMGIFQLESSGMRAMLRKLRIDCFEDLIAALAMYRPGPLESGMVDQYIDCKHGRSLPHYPHPLLEGVLKETYGVILYQEQVMQCASVLAGYTLGEADLLRRAMGKKKVEVMQEQRAKFLEGAARNGIEVKTAEGIFDLIEKFAGYGFNKSHSAAYAVIAYHTAYLKANYKAEFMAAYLSSQMKAKKDVLAHYVREVRRSGLSVLPPDINSSMESFTAVGDLIRFGLGAVTRVGHGAVDTIVAARKEGKFKSLWDFVRRVDLHVLNRATIENLVKAGAFDEILPNRRRLVQVLPEFVQGAQRLEGGGGQLSLFDSAADDPADEAGPDIPEADDYVLHEKLEFEKEVTGLYISGHPFDGCEEAIGRFTNCSISDLPHWQGRTAPRVGGILLSASEKTTKKGAVMGQLILEDSNSSIEMVAFPRVWENVKAQVQVGAPFVVEGRMGDREPKNFIVERLTPLSEAADAGIVRIRLKVNLVPQALNVRDFARALRDCRGASPVLLEFQDDRDACVVYLNDFRVDPSVPGRLQSRLAEVVPLEALEVVC
- the pyk gene encoding pyruvate kinase; protein product: MFVKIVCTIGPSSENYGTLMSMARAGMNVARLNFSHGDYEGHERKLSLIRRVERDAGAPIAALLDTKGPEIRTGQMENGEVMLIGGNSIVLTGAGETFVGTAERIHINYPLLAREVTPRQNIYIDDGTLHLEVEGVEGEDVRCRIVVGGPLRNTKGVNIPGATLSLPALSEKDKEDIAWGIQHGMEYLAVSFIKTRSDVLEVRKLIKSCGGTMKIIAKVETHQAVQNLAEIVDVVDGMMIARGDLGVEIPTEDVPLVQKHIIEMCRSRGKVVIVATQMLDSMIRNPRPTRAEASDVANAVLDGTDAVMLSGETASGAYPVEAVATMRRIVDRAEEELGIWCLPCRERGSVVGVPDAVSDAAVLIAKQVEASAIISLTKSGSTARMISKHRPSCPILGVTPSQQTWRELALWWGVRPVRLSELSDVNVAAREAINACVAGGCIPEGELAVITAGIPLGQPGSTNMVEVLTTGKILLTGTPLVRRNATGRVCLARTPREAEEKAEEGCILVVRQIEEEHRAVMEKAGAVLVESGALLAEGNSMALDYNLPCVIGVADLFATLEDGDVVTVDGMRGLIYGGAVKLVV